The Nicotiana tomentosiformis chromosome 2, ASM39032v3, whole genome shotgun sequence genome includes the window CACAAGTGAATACCTCTCATCCCGGGAGACTTCTGAGGGGGATTCTGTACAACCACAACTGGAGGGCACAATCACAACAATTCCCCGATATATTCCATTTAGTCGATGAACCTACCTCCTCCTCTAGTTCTTCTAatggctcagagggaggtagtCAGGCATCCGAACCATCTTCCTCACCTGCTACAACAACTGCCCCAACAGTTACCCCAATCATTTTAGATGAGGATGATGAGGTCCCGGATGAGGGGAGAGAGGGTGACACAATTATGGGAGTCCTGGCTAGATCAAAGAGGCCAGAGGTGTGGGATGATAGATTTGTAAGTGAGAAGGTGTATGGAAAAGTTcgggaatggtggccccaaaggccgctcactcttgagcgacaattcataACCAAAGACCTAAGCCAGCATAATCCAAATATCCTACGGCAATTTACAGAGAGAAAaagatggaaatggttcacctgCTGGATGCATGATGCATATGAATACCATgtcaaggaattttatgccaatgttgcccacatcaaaaagggtacaaaGGTAACAAAGGTCCGGAACTTGAAAATCCGGTTTGATGGCCACGCACTGAACACATATGTAGGGTTTGAGGATGTCGAGGCAGTGCAATACCTGGAAAAGCTAGCATTGGGTGATGCAGTTCACCCATGGCTAGATGAGATACTTGCTATTCCAGGGACAACACCTGCATGGCTCAAAACAGGAGTTCAAATTGTCAGACccacccttaactttgaagcaaaagggtgggcaACATTCGTGTGCAGCCGTCTTGACTCGTGCCAACCTGAGAATGTCCTTCCACTCCCCCGGGCAGTATTGgtagcttccatcatggccggCTATCCTATTAATATGGGAAACTTGATGTCCTACAACATCTCCAATGCAGTCCAGAAAGAAGAGAGATTgtatccctaccccaacttcctcacagagtatttccaAGACCAAGGGGTAGAGCCGAGACATTTTGATGTAGAGGTGAAGGAtaaaaagcctttctcatggtatagCCTCCAAGGAGCGGACAACCCTAAAGCcaagggtaaagccactacctccactggccagtctgaagagccaagggtagtggccaccgGGTCAGAGCCTTCCACAACAGAAGGTTCTTCAGCTGCCATGCCTCCTCCTTCCTCCAGGCCATCCATCACATTGCCATTATTTGTGCCTTCATCTTCCACCTACCCTCAGACTGCACTGCGGGTTTCACAGACACCATCcagcctcaacaactagatgcaggcTGCTACCACAAAGCTGACTGCCCTATCCAGTGCAGTAGCAGCACAATCAGCCCTAGCatagcttcaggtacctccaacagtggaggattcattgaaggagCTTCTGGGCAACCAGAAGAAGCTCATGGACAACCAAAAGAAGATCATGGAGACTTTGGATGCACATGGTAAGGTTATCAAGGATCTGGgcaagcaggtgaagaagatgaggaagactCAGGCCTCAAAGGAGTCACTGGAAATGCTGAAAAGGGAGGTAGAGAAGATTGCCTCTGTTGGAGATAGCCCACTGGACCTGCTCATAGAGGAGGCAGCCCCAACAGCACTGGCAGCAGAGCATGAGGCATCAGATGCAGTAGCTAGCCAGTCTGAGGAGTCGGCTGCCACTACACATATTGTTGAGGAGATGATCCAGATGCTCAGCAAACCCGTGGTCCCCCAGTTAGAGgatgtggagatccagttagaggacacAGAGGTAgctgatgatcctatgcagtcTGAGGATCCCACTCATGTTCCTGACCCgatgcagacagagaccacatagggagttctctttactCTATAACCTTTCCCTGGtcttattttgatattagcattgaggacaatgctattttttatttgggggaggggggggtgaTCCATTTTAATTTGATTTGTGATGATATTTGGTATCTACTAACTATgctactatttttctttatccttATTTACcattattttcacttttggtatgtacataattttaccattcgatgtatatattcattttcattatgtatatattcatttactccattttgtacatattcagtttactttctgtagtttacttcataacttctttcgttatttttccttaatagcttagcttcttatttcctcgagtagcttctttttaagtttttagcttctttttacattttgtgtgagcaataagcctttggttttcttaatgccacggttctttccaaaggtggatgttgtgtgaaccgggtggctcttcccaacgatggatggtgtgacaaccttcttaagggatcgagtccgttctctttttgttttggtgtatatagtagtagtaatgaataaaagtgtctcaagcaggattcacttggtactaacacatttaccttcgaccccATGATTagagacaagttgattggcaaagattagctctagttgtgacctttagactcttgagttgactaagaCAATAATCGATGGTTtccttgagccatttgtgattttcaatcttagctagggttgttgtgggccctcgactgtattctctttaacaatccagcagcttgagaggtgaggtattgaattgcaagtccaagtcccgtgccaataagtctagaacttgccctgaatgtttgtctaggcaaaattctaagtgtagctcaacttgagaaatgattgtaggctctccttggtccaatttgaactttgaaagctttcgtagcctaccaatatgatatccctagtcaacccctttgagcctaagcctttttcattcaatagccacattacaagcctttatccgttctataatgaccctctctctTTCCTTCAACTACGCGGACAAAAAGGAGTCTAAACTAGAACAAAAACCAAGACTGGGCCAAAAGATATGAAATGCGGACaacacaaatattgtgcggccgcaaaagctacAACGCGATTGCGAGCACTATTTCGAGGTCCGCAAAAGGAAGATTCAGAGAGATGGATTTTTTGGGCTAAAACATGAACGCGGACCGCGTCAGAAAGGTGCGGCCGCTAAAGTAATTGCGCGGCCGCGATTGAATTACGTGGAATGCGGTTGCTGAGGTTCagagagcttacattttaagcaaaaacaAGAAGTGCAGTCCGCGTCAAGATTATGCGGCTGCGGAAGTCTTCTACGCGACTGCGATGGAAATTACGCGGTCCGTGAAACCATGATCAACCCAGATCCAGAAGTGAAGAACGTGGACCGCGatagaattacgcggccgctaaagcaagagtgcggccacGGTCAGAATTACACGGCTGCGTAACCTctgcaggggtatttttgtctaaAAATTTCTGCTTAGTATAagtagaactttttgtcatttttagaggGGGGTGTATTAGCTGAGCACGTGAGACGGCTGAAACTTCTCTTTTGGGCAATTTTATATTAGAttcaccttataacattagattttcatcttttaatcaagtattatgaattttatcttcttttcatatttgatttctgctatttctatgagtagctagacccatagctagggttgtgacccaacccaatgtgggtatttaatgggtactgaattttaggacttgaatgtttatgggttagtgatatttagcctagttcttgctagaattgtagaattagtggttgcaaatactaattcatgcctttgtgacttagtctcttcttgagaaagagggactaagtctaggaaaactagactaacaaggaattgggcgaactcaagaaattgatagccccaattaaagggttaaagcGAGAGacagtaatacccgacttgagctaatatcacgtgacttgcatgaatacccatttggacttaagaaagccaaattgggcaaaatcactcaaactatcgagaggtataaatgagtacttgggtgtgatagctatattacgaccccaaattaatcaagcttgccctagattcttgctacccgttagatatccacctaggcgaaagtcactaccctagtccttttaaacacttgaaaaccaacatcaaaaacaatattgtacttagctttaatcattgcatacaatagaatagaattagaagtagaatcaaaaccaaaatatgtggaagcgtaattaggaacaaaacacgtATCTAGACTTAgataaaactgcatcgaccatcctcgcttctcaatagtagtgcaggcttggacccgatcaatttttggttccattgccggggagttagacggtcttagctatatatctaactatttgtgtgttctgttcttctttccttccatttttctaatttttgtgtgtcaattgcttttaggtaccaaatgggCCCTCAGACATATTCCTCGGGGGGGAGGTAGATGAAaatgaagtggatgaggttcatcttgaacctcaagtacaaagaagaggTCGTCCGCCTCATGACAACGTTCCAAAACCTCCCCTACCTCCTCCAAGGGCAGCACACCGGGTATTTCCCAATGAAGgctacgcaagtgcaattgtctTGCCCCGGATACGGGCGGGCATTTACAAATAACCAATGTCATGCTTACTCTATTGGAACAAAGGagtttcttcaccggagctccacatcagaatgcatataagcatctcaaaggttttgtagacacatcttaggggagcaagcagacgaatgtatttgaggatgctttgaggttaaggcttttccctttctcacttagagggaaggctttggattggcttgagaggctaaccaaccattccatcaccacttgagatgagttggccgagaagttcatagCAAAGTTATTTTCTCCGGGACATATGGCAATATTGAGAGATGAAATCCTTGCTTCtaaacaagagccaaatgaaccattATATGAGATTTGAGACCggtaccggacaatggtcaaagaattccccaacaacgatatgactgaAGCGATGATCCAGCAAAccttttataggggtatcaacacaacTAACCAGTGTATGGTGAATCAGCTCGCatggggtaacttcatgaacacgccatACTCAGAAGCATATAAAATATTATATGATATGGCGGACACCTCTTCAGCTTGGCAAAGTCGGGTCaacgttcctcagggtgaccctaatgttatccaccttcacaaggaacttcatgatcactGACAAGCCATAACAGAGTTGACAACTACCATGAATCAGTTAGCCAAGGCACAGCTTCAGCAGGTTCAGGGGCCAAAGCAAGTAAATCCATGGAAGGAGTGAATGTAATGGTTAACAAGAGGAGACAAAGAGGTCAACAAGTTCAACACAATCAGgatcaatttgagcaaagtggaagtgggtacaaccaagatgactcttatgacgatcaaagtgaagaggttcaatatgtgaacaattaccaaggtcaacggagcaatgctccaaatcaacaatggtGGAGAACACGGGGAAACAATCAAAATTagggcaaccaaggccaagggaattggaattgTGGCAACAACGACAATccgaacaattgggggaacaacaatcaaaattgggggaatcaaggaaataaccaaggtaattggggtggcaacaataatagtaattggGGAGGAGAGgttggaacaacaataatcaagggaatctGGGGCGGGCTTTcagaggcccccgatgtatcagcaacccaacaacccgcctccatatctgtcacaagggcaaagttcttccaacaatgagatgggacggatagaaagtatgttcaagcaaatgatggaaagaaaCGCCGACTCCGATGCCTAAATAGCTTCCCACAATAGatctatccgcaacttggaagtccaaatgggtcaaatttctcaagccttgaatactcgccctagggggcactaccaagtgatacggtagtaaacccaaagggtggaaacaataTTGGCCATGTTATGGTGGTGACTACAAGAAGTGGtagaggtggagttgctagtacctccAATCCAAGAAAGATCGTGAATGATGATGTGGTTATGCAAGAAGAGGATGAGACAATaaatgatgagaatgtgaatgatgaagtgaggatagacattgatgaaaatgtggaggagacccaagatgatgtgaacccgtctagggaatacGTGATAGACATAACGGATCCGGTAGTGCCCAAAGCCATGGctcctttgccaaggcctcctccaccatatcctcaaaggctctcAAATAAAAAcaacgagaaccaattcaagaaattcattgatatgatgaaaagtttgtccataaatgtgcctttggttgaagctctagaacaaatgccgggatatgccaagttcatgaaggacttggtaacaaagaagaggtcaatgaactatgagacgatcaaaatgacacatcaagtgagtgccattttgcattccatggctccaaagctagaagatcccggtgcctttacaattccatgcactattggtAGTGCCGATTTTGCCAAaaccttgtgtgatttgggagtgagcattaatttgatgccatattctgtgttcaagacattggagattgggaaaccaagacctacttccatgaggttgcaaatggcggacCGAACAATGAAGAagccattggggataattgattatgtgctagttcgggtcgacaagttcatacttcccccagattttgtgatactcgactgtgaggttgactataAGGTGCCAATCATATTGGAGAGACCTTTCCTAGCTACATGTAAGGACTTAGTAGATGTGGAAGCTGGGGAGCTCACCTTCCAGGTGGGCGGTGAAAAAgttgtgttccacgtgtgcaagtcAATGAGGCAGCCTAATTGCAACGAAGTACGTTTGTTTGTGGATTTTATGAatgaggtgattgttgatgacacaagtgctatgattaatatggaagaccctttggaagctgtgttattgaatcatgatgaggatgagaaggaaggcttggtAGAATGTGCAAATGCTTTACAAGGACTGGGATCCTACACATATGGACCctgaaaactttccttggaccttgagaaccggaagactctaccaacaaagccctcaatcagGGAGCCACccacattggagttgaagcccttgccttcacacctcaggtatgagttcttagaccattgttacacattacctgttattctttcttcgtgcttaactaacgtgcaggtagattccacccttgcagtgcttcaaagaaggaagaaggcaataggttggacattggcggatattcggggtataagccccgccttttgcatgcacaaaatcatattggaggaagatgccaaaccctccctGGAACATTAAAGCAGGTTGAACAAGGCCATGCAAGATGTAgtcaagaaagagatcatcaagtggctagatgcaggggttgtgtaccccatttctgatagttcatggacttcgccggtacaatgtgtcccaaagaaagggggcatgactgtgatcacaaatgatagaaatgaattgatccccacaagaactgtcaccggttggagggtatgcatggattataggaagctgaacaaagtgacccggaaagaccattttccattgccatttcttgaccaaatgttggatagacttgccggacgtgcttattattACTTTTTGGATAGGTATTCCGGATATAACCAGATTCACATTGCACCttaagaccaagagaaaaccaccttcactTGTCCGTATGGCACATTTGTGTTCTCAAGGATGCCGTTTGTTTTGTGTAATGCACCAGCTACTTTTcgacggtgtatgatggcaatatttacggatatggtggaggactttctcgaggtgttcatggatgatttcagtgttgtgggggattcctttgaagagtgcttggataatcttgataaagtgttggcccgatgtgaaaagaccaacttagtgcttaattgggagaagtgacactttatggtcgaggagggcattgtcctcggccataagatctccaagaatggtattgaagtggaaaaagcaaaaattgaagtgatatcaaAAATCCCTCCTCCGACTTCTgtcaagggagtgaggagctttcttggtaacgcggggttttaccgtaggttcatcaaggatttctcaaaagtggtgaaccccttgtgcaagttgttggaaaaagatgtcatgtttgtgttcaatgatgattgcatgaaagattttgagctactcaagtataggttgactaccactcccatcattaccgcacaCAATTGGAGCTTAcaatttgagctcatgtgcgatgctaacAACGTTGCGGTAGGAGCGATATTGGGGCAAagaatcaacaagatatttcatccggtctTTTATACAAGCAAAACAATGAACGACTCCCAAGTCAACTACACGGTGACTGAGAAAGAgctattagccattgtcttcgccatggaaaagttccgcccgtacctcatgggtaccaaagtgattgtgcacaacGATCACCCggcacttcgttatttgatgagtaaaaaggactctaaggctaggttgatgagatgagttcttcttctacaagagtttgaccttgaaatcatagaccAAAAAGGGAGTGGGAATCatgtggcggaccacttgtcctgcttggaagaggaggggaggccccaTGATGGCCTCGAGGTTAATGATTCGTTTTCGGATGAACAACTCTTCTCCGTGTCTTTAACTGGGATACCTTGGTTTGctgatgtggctaactttcttgtgaccggcattgtcccgaatgagctctcttctaaccaaaggaagaatCTCAAACGCGAttgcttggattattattgggatgagccatatcttttcaaaagttgcaatgatggtgttatccggagatgtgttcgggaagaagagcaattgagtattcttgaagcttgccattcctTGCCCTATGGTGGTCACCTTGGTGGGGCGAGAACCACTACAAAGGTCCTAAGttatggattctattggcctaccttgtacGAAGATGCTAGTGAGCTCGTTAGGTattgtgatgagtgccaaagagcCGGTGGAATTttcaagaagaatgaaatgccacTCACCACCATCCTtaagattgatattttcgatgtgtgggacatcgactttatgggaccatttaTGAGTTTATGTGGGAACACTTATATTCTTGTTGTTGTggattatgtttccaaatgggttgaagttgtggctttgcccaacaatgaggcacgaagtgtggtggctttcttaaataaaaatatcttcacaaggcttggcaccccaagggctatcattagtgatgggggttctcatttttgcaacaaaacctttgacactttactttccaagtatggtgtcaatcataaggtgtcaaccccctaTCATCCCTAggcaagtggacaggttgaagtctccaatagGGAGATCAAGAGCATTCTATCTAAGAATGTCAATGCAAACCGGACTGATTGGTCAatgaaacttgacgatgctttatgggcctatagaacagcttacaagactccaattggtatatctccataccggttggtaatTGGGAAAGCATGTCATCTTCCAATTGAATtagagcacaaagccatgtgggcgctgaagaaattgaaccttgaatgggatgtagctgccaatctaCGGGTAGAGCAACTAAACGAACTTGATGAGTTCCGATTCCATgcttattccagctcgtccttgtataaggacaagatgaagtacttacatgataAGTATATTCGAAAGAAAGAATTCAAGGAAGGTAACTtagttcttctattcaactctcggttacggatgtttccgtgAAAGCTCAAGTCGAAGTGGAGGGGTCCTTTCGAAGTGGTACATGTGACTCCTTtcggtgctctagatttgaaatACAAGAATTGTGAGATCTTTTGAGTCAATGGGCACTGAGTGAAGCACTACCTTGGCAAGATTGATGATAGCCACATTGTGGAATTGATCCATCTCAAATGATGATGGTACCATgcatcgtgccacgacgttaaatcaagcgcttcttgggaggcaacccatgtgtttttctttcttttgattttcttcgtAGATTAGACATTGTTTTGGACTAACCAGTTGTGAAGTGTATGTAGGTATTGGTTATGCAGTGCAAGAAATTGACAAGGAAAAAATTTAGCTAAGTGGTGAACTTTCGCGGACCGCGCtcaaaattttgcggaccgcatgaGCACTTCGCGGCCACACAATTTTGCGCGCGGTCGCATAGCTAAAATGGGCAAAATGCCAACTTTTTGAAGTTGGCCTGTCAAAATACCTTCAGAGTTCGCGGCCGCGTTCaaatttttgcggtccgcacaaaaagTGCGGTCGCGGCCAGTTTTTCGCGGACCGCGCCCGTGCATCTGAGGCAGATCTACAGAAAGGTAAAAAGTGCGTATCGCGACAAAATTTTGTGGCCGCACTCAGGTTAGGCGGTGGGGTCACTGGGTTCTGAGTATAAATATGAGTTCTTGAAACTTTTCACACTTTACGAACCCTAACCTCTCAAACTCACCTAAAGCATTGTGCATCCTTACTTGGTTTTAAACTTATCCTTACAACTGGTATGTTCATTTCAATAAtttgattttatctttttcttttcttttctctttgttttaatttttctttttagatgGGGTTAGAATCatgcaaaattatcaaattaatgcttaattttttattaacaacatatgggtagtgtttgtatgCATAATGGGGGTTGGGGTTAGTAACATTGCATGTTTAATTGCTACAATTCTTGGGTAATTAGTGAAAACCTTAGTTTTAAGTGTTCATCAGTGCCGATTTATTTTTAATTCCGGGGCCGCGGTCCGCGATAGGGTATGCGGTCGCGTCCAAAATTACGCGGTCCATGATACCCTAGCTTCAAGGCACTGATGGTTATTTAGAATTCGCGGCCGCGTTCATTTTTATGCTGTCCGCGATTGGTCTTTCACGGCCACACTCATTTTTGTGGGGTCCGCGGTTGATCAAGTTCAGAGAGCTAGTAGTCTGAGCCTGGCCTCTTCGCAGCCGCGTTCACTTTTACGCGGTCCGCGACGGGCAGTTCgtggccgcactcatttttatgcAGTCCGCGATGCCCTGTTCTGAGAAGCATTGTTTTTCATTTCATATGTACTGCTTTAATACATGATTGAACCCCAATGCTAACTGGCTTTCACTACTTGTGTGTTGCAGAAAATGGTGCATTCTCGTGGGGGAGGAGACACTTCAAAGGGGAGTGtagaatcctcccgaggccggggTAAAGGAAAGCAAACCTTACCCTTAGcatagctaatgataatagagctcaagaaacttacctcagtgaataccCTTGAATCCACTTCAAAAGTCACTCCAAAAACTCCAAAAATCGACTCGAAAATGGTGGAAATAAACCAAAATTCGCAAAGTGTTCAATttatagtttctgcccaggtctttcgcacctgcggccaaatatgcgcacctgcggaaaatcattAAAGCCCAAAACTTTGCACCTGCACTCCATAtctgcatctgcgaccacgcaggtgtgGAAAAGACCTCACACTTGCGGCCACTGCCTGACCTCTttaattccgcttctgcgggcatctatccgcatctgcagactcgcagatgcgacctctccTACATACCTGTGGACCCAGCCTACCTCAAtattgtccgcacctgcgaactcccacgcgcacctgcgacctcgcacctgtggCTCCCCTTCGGCAGGTGCagaaataccagtagcagcagtttcagctgtattttccaacttcaaacaatctgttaaccacccggaatcaccccaagcccctcgggacctcaactaaacataccaacaagtcatatatcaacatacaaacttagtcgaaccttcgaaacactcaaaacaacatcaaaacactaaattacccttggattcaagcctaagaacttctaaacttccaaattcgacaaccgatgccgaaacaaaccaaaccacgtccgaatgacctcacattttacacacacatcacaaatgacaccaaaaacctactccaacttccgtaaatccatttcgaccccgatatcaaatttttcactgccgatcaaaatcgccaaatttctaactttcaccaattcaagcctaattccactacggacctccaaatcacattctggacgtgctcctaagtccaaaatcacctaacaaagctaatggaatcatcagaattcaaatctgagatcatttacacataagtcaacatttagttgacttttccaacttaagcttctactttagagactaagtgtctcaatccactccgaaaccactccgaactcGAATCAACTAacctggtatatcataatatagatgaaaagcacaaaaggaagcagaaatgagggaaacagggctataactctcaaaacgaccagccgggtcgttacacccacataccccagaatgtgcCTCTAGCAAAGCTTGGAATGCttcttcttcccctaagcatcgtaagagtactccctcgaatgaccttctatatagagtatctttgtagtaaaggaagcgaggtgcacgacaacggatttcagtccttctcctcgAATTTTCTAGAAGTATACCATAGCttaagtagtcgataatgggttgtcgccattcttctttctcagcttcagaaatagcgacaagatgcttgagttcatttCCTTCACTTCCAACCTTATTTGGcggcggtactacccatttttggcagacagtaacttgcgcttaatcaggcagggttaacgatgaagctagggcagctaaagcatcagctttcttattttctttccttggcacatgtTGAATAGTCACGTCACCGACCCATCCCATTAATTTTttagcataatcatgatatgggcgtagttcaggtttcttgacctcgtaactacctaaaagctgattgaccactaactgagagtcaccaaagacttgcaattgcaaccgcttcatttcgacaaccatttcaagcccaagtattagtgcttgatactcagcaacgTTAGTAGACAGAGTTGCGTCAATGTAAAAGAGTAGGGCagaacttcaccttgagaagtgacaaa containing:
- the LOC138905426 gene encoding uncharacterized protein: MVVTTRSGRGGVASTSNPRKIVNDDVVMQEEDETINDENVNDEVRIDIDENVEETQDDVNPSREYVIDITDPVVPKAMAPLPRPPPPYPQRLSNKNNENQFKKFIDMMKSLSINVPLLEDPGAFTIPCTIGSADFAKTLCDLGVSINLMPYSVFKTLEIGKPRPTSMRLQMADRTMKKPLGIIDYVLVRVDKFILPPDFVILDCEVDYKVPIILERPFLATCKDLVDVEAGELTFQVGGEKVVFHVCKSMRQPNCNEVRLFVDFMNEVIVDDTSAMINMEDPLEAVLLNHDEDEKEGLVECANALQGLGSYTYGP